A window of the Zhongshania aliphaticivorans genome harbors these coding sequences:
- a CDS encoding NAD(P)-dependent alcohol dehydrogenase: protein MKMLAAIVREAGAPLSIEKCEIAEPNAGEALIEVEACGVCHTDVAARDQYLPVPLPAVLGHEGVGRILKLGAGVDKVAVGDRVVVSFGSCGHCANCHDDAPSYCDHGAVYMINASRADGSSPISQNGKPISGHFFAQSTMASHAVVSCQNIVKLDEDFPAHIAAPLACGVQTGAGSVLLVMKPKPGKAIVILGCGTVGLSAIMAAKIAGCSTIIAVDILASRLELAQELGAHHIIQNSESIAEQLLTLGGVDYVFDTTGIPALASAAFSALKARGMLVCVGVAKPESHLKIDMNMLMATGRQVRGVIEGDAVPADFIPKLIAYYQQGLLPLDKLVSCYDFNDINQAIDDTLGGKVVKPVLMMKATTIEAE from the coding sequence ATGAAAATGTTGGCAGCGATAGTGAGGGAGGCGGGTGCCCCGCTCAGCATAGAAAAGTGTGAAATAGCCGAACCTAACGCTGGCGAGGCATTGATAGAAGTTGAAGCCTGTGGAGTTTGTCATACCGATGTCGCTGCTCGCGACCAGTATCTGCCGGTCCCGCTCCCCGCCGTTTTAGGACACGAAGGTGTAGGCCGCATTCTTAAGCTAGGTGCTGGTGTTGATAAGGTGGCGGTTGGTGATCGAGTAGTTGTTAGCTTTGGATCCTGCGGCCATTGCGCTAATTGCCATGACGATGCACCGAGCTATTGCGATCATGGCGCCGTGTATATGATTAACGCCTCCCGTGCGGACGGTAGTTCTCCAATTAGCCAAAATGGCAAGCCGATAAGTGGTCATTTTTTCGCCCAATCCACTATGGCAAGTCATGCAGTGGTTTCTTGTCAAAATATAGTGAAACTTGACGAGGACTTTCCGGCTCATATTGCTGCGCCGTTAGCCTGCGGTGTACAAACCGGTGCTGGCAGCGTGTTACTGGTGATGAAACCAAAACCGGGTAAGGCTATTGTTATATTAGGCTGCGGTACGGTTGGTCTCTCTGCCATTATGGCAGCGAAGATTGCTGGTTGCTCCACCATTATTGCCGTTGATATTTTGGCGTCCCGGTTGGAATTGGCGCAAGAGTTGGGTGCTCATCACATTATTCAGAACAGCGAATCCATAGCTGAACAATTACTAACGTTGGGCGGTGTGGATTACGTCTTTGACACCACCGGTATTCCCGCTTTGGCTTCTGCAGCCTTCAGCGCATTAAAAGCCCGCGGTATGCTGGTATGCGTTGGCGTAGCTAAGCCAGAGTCACATTTGAAAATTGATATGAATATGCTGATGGCAACCGGCCGTCAGGTTCGCGGAGTTATCGAAGGTGATGCTGTACCCGCAGATTTTATTCCAAAATTGATTGCGTATTATCAGCAAGGCTTACTACCTCTAGACAAGCTAGTGAGTTGCTACGATTTTAACGACATCAATCAAGCCATAGATGACACACTGGGTGGAAAGGTAGTTAAGCCGGTATTGATGATGAAGGCAACGACCATTGAGGCGGAGTAA